Genomic window (Arcobacter aquimarinus):
AACATATTTAAATGATGAGTTAGTTGGTGGACTTTATGGACTTGTTATTGGTGATGTTTTTTGTGGAGAAAGTATGTTTTCAAAGGTAACAGATGCTTCAAAAGTTGCTTTTTATCACCTTTGCCAATGGGCAAAAGATAATGAAATCAAAATTATAGATTGTCAAGTTTATAACGACCATTTAGCTAGTTTGGGAGCTAGTGAAATAAGTAGAGTTGAATATTTTAATATATTAAAAAGTGATTCTTAATTTTTCTGATAAATTTGGATGTTATTTCTACCCTTCTTTTTAGCTTCATAAAGGGAAATATCTGCTAATTTAAAAGCTTCCATAAAATTTTTTGATTTTGAAGGAAATAGATTTACTCCAATAGAAACTGTTAATTTTAAAAAATTCTCTTCATTATAATAAAACTTATGTTCTTCAATAATTTTTAAAATTCTTTCAATAACATTTAAAGCACTTTGATGTTGATTATTTTTTACTTTTGTAAGAATAATAAACTCTTCCCCACCATATCTAATAACAATATCTTCTTTATCTCTAACCGATAATAATATTGTATTAGCTACTTCTTTTAGTACCTTATCGCCTACATCATGTCCGAAAGTATCATTTATTTTTTTAAAAAAATCAATATCTAAAGTAGATAATATATAATCATTTAAATTTAAATTATTTTGAAGTTCATGAAGATAATTTCTATTATACACATTTGTTAATTTATCAATAAGTGAACTCTTTTTTATATTTAAATATTTTATAGTTTGAATGATTAAAATAAAAAGAAATAATATAACTATAGAAACAATCAAAATTATTCCATTTTTCATTAAAGTTATTATTTCATTTATTTCTTCAATTTTTTTAATAGAAAAGTCAATAACTAGTATAAGCTCAACATCTTTCTTATTATTTAAAATAGGAAATAAATAACTAATAGATAATTCTTGTAAGTATTTATGCTCAATACTTAAAGGTTTTTTATTTGTATAAATATCTAACCATTGAGATGTTTCAATATCAAACTTTTGATTTGGGAAAGCTTTTTCTTTTGAAGAAGCACCATCTGCTAGAAAACGAAAAACTCCTCTTGAATCTTTATATAAAAGATAAGCATATTTTATATTAGGAGTAATTAATAATTCTAATTTTTTCTCTATTTTATTTTGTAAATTTTCATCATTTAAAATTTGCTCTGATAAATTTTGATTTTTATCCAAAGTATTTTGAATTAAAGTAGCACTATTTTTTACTATCGCTAAAACATCAATTGTAGAAATAGAAACCATTTTAGTTTCAATCTTTTCTTCTAATTTTATTGTTCCATACAATAATAACAGCAACAAAAAAGATACAATAACACTTAAAACTATCAAATAAAAAGATCTTGTCATATTGAATATTTTTTTCATCTTATATCTTCAATAAATTTTTCATAATCAGAAGATAAGTTTATATTCTCTTTCAATAACCTATTTTTTACTAAAATTATATTAGGTCTACTTTTATTCCAAAAAAATGCCCCTATGTATGATTTGTTATGTAAAAGTTTTTGATAATTATTTGTAAAAAATAACTTATTTTCATCTTCACAATAAGAATCTTTTCCAAAACTTCTCTTTTCAAAAATAAAATTTGCATCTTTACAATCATCTACTATAGTAAAAAATTTTGAATATATATCTCTTTCAACATTCGAAATTTTTGGTATAAAAAGTTTTATCTTATCTTTTTTCAAAGCTGTAGAAATATTTGAAATAATTTTTGCTTCCAATTCCATTTCTTCATCATATTTATCTATTAAAAAAGTATATTGGCTAGAAAAACCAAAAGTTATTAGAGATATCAAAAATAGTATATTTTTCATTAAAACAACCATTTTAGCGAAGTTGTTACACTTGAAGAACTATCATTAAGTGTAAAATTATTACCAGAATCATTATAGATAGATTGAGTAGAATCATTAAATATATTATTAGCTTTCAAACTCAATTTTAAATTTTTATTTATATTATAAGCAATTCCAAAACTCATATCATAAGAAGAATCAACAGTTAAATCCAAATATTTATAACCATTTCTATAATTCAGTGAAGTAAAATATTCAAATTTATTATAACTTCCCATATATTTGATATATCCACCATTATTTGAATTATTAATATTTTGATTGATATCCGTCATAAAATAATTTAATTGTAATTTATTATAATCAGAAAACAAATACTCATAACTAAATATTAATCCAGAAGTTTTTATTTTATCTTGTATATTTACAAAACCTACATTTGAATCAAAATATATAAAATCATCAATTTTAACATTATGATAAGTGATTCCAAATTTAGATTTTTCTGTGGTATAAACCGTTTCTATCGTATAAAATTTATACTTTTGTACATTTAAATTTTTATTTACTAATGAATAATCAATATTAAAAAAAGAAGGTGGTAAATAACTTTTTGTATAAAAAGTTTTTAAACCAAAATTTTCAAATGGTGTATAAATAGCCCCTATTCTATAAAGTTCTTCATCAATATTTTCTAAAAATCCATTTCTTTTATATTCATCAAACTTGGCATTTGCTACTAGTATCAAATCATCTTTTACTTTATAATCATTCTGAAAAATTACAGATAAAACATTTTCTTCATCAAAATTTGTATATTGAGGAATAATTGTATTTTGATTTATAACAATATTTTCAGTATTGTATTTTTTCTTTGAAAAATTTAATCCAGTTAAAAAATTATTATTTTTATATTCGAAAGATTTTGTTATACCTGCTTTAAATTTAGTAGATTTTAAATCCTCTTCAATTTTATTTGGATAATTATTCATAATTGGAAAGTTTAATACTGGTATGAAATTTAAACCTGTAGCATTTGATTCTTTATAATCTATTTCATTTACATCAACTGAAAAATTTATTTTTAAAGATTTATCATATAAAAAATATTTAGACACATCAATATAAAAATCTTTTGTTAAAACTTCACCATCATCTGGTATAGAATCAAGAGAAAAACCTATATAGTTGTCTTTTTTTAAGTCTGTATATGCAAGGTTGATATTTGTGTTTTCATCACTAATATCCAAAAATAAATATCTTTTTTTGGCATCATTTAACAATTTAGTATTTTTATAATCAGTGTGGTCTTTTTGATTTTCATTATTTAAATATAATAAATATGACCATCCATTTTCAAGTAATTTGGAATTCATAATAGATTGAGAATTTGAACCTTGTGATGATACTTTCAAATTTACTTCACTACCATTTTCTTTAACAGCTTTTTTTGTATAAAGTTTTATGAAATAAATACCTGTTTCAGTTCCTGTGGTAAAAGAACTTTCACCATAATAAATTTCTAAATAATCAATAAAATCTAAAGGCAAATCACCCCAAGAATTTGAAGAATTTTTACTATATGCAGAACTTATTTCATGGTCATTTATAAAAACTCTATAAAATCCACTAATATTTCCCTTTGAGCCTGCAATAGCTAAATTATTTGTACCAAATCTATTTTTATTTAAATTTAGTAAAGGAAGTTCTTTTAAAATATCGTTTAATTTATGATATTGCATTTGTTGAATATCTTTTTGAGAATAGATAAAAACATGTCCTAGTTTTTCATCTACTGTTTTTAATGATTTATTATTATTTGAATCATATTGTTGGAGTAAATTATCCAAAGAATTTGAAAATAAGAAATCAGCTAATAAAAGCACAGAGAAAAAAACAAATTTCATAATAAACCTATTTAAAATAATTAGTTAAAGATTTTAATTAAATTATATTTAAGAAGTAATTATTTTATTTAATATTTTTTAAATTTTAAATTTTTTTTGCTCATCTTTAGATAAAAAAGTCCAAGCTACTATTCGGCTTATTTTTTGACCGTGTGCCATTTCTATTGTTTTTACTTCTACTGCTTTTATATCTTTTAATGCTTTATAAATAAAAGGAAGATTCTCTTTTTTTGATACAAGAGTTGTAAACCAAAGACAATTCTTTGAAAACTCCAAACTCTCTTTTATCATATTTTTAATAAATGTTATTTCTCCACCTTCACACCAAAGTTCATTGTTTTTTCCACCAAAATTCAAAGCACTTTTTGTACTTTTTTGTTTTGTGAGGTTTTGAACTTTTCTTTTGTTTCCTGCTAATGCTTCATCTAATGATTTATGAAAAGGTGGATTGCACAAGGTAAAATCATATTTTTCATCTTTATTGATAATATTTACAAAAATATTAGAAGGATTTTCTTGCTGTTTTACTTTGATATTTTCTTTTAAAATTTCATTTGAATTTATGATATTTAAAACTGATTCAATAGAAACTTTTTCTATATCACTTCCTAAAAACTGCCAACCATAAATGCTAACACCAATAATAGGATAGATACAATTTGCTCCAACTCCAACATCTAAACCTTTTATAGCTTTTCCTTTAGGAATTTTTCCATTGTTATTTGAAGCTAACAAATCAGCAATATGATGAATATAATCAGCTCGTCCAGGAATTGGAGGACATAAATATCCTTTTGGAATTTCCCAATTTTTGATTCCATAAAAATGCGATAATAAGGCTTTATTTAAAGCAATAACAGCATCAGGATTGGCAAAGTCTATTGATAAATCACCATATTTATTTGGTTTTACAAACTCTTTTAGACTATCTTGAGATTTTATTAAAGTAGTAAAATCATACCTATTATTATGAAAATTTCTGGGATGTAGTGTTTTTGTATTTGACATATCTTATTTTATCCTATTGATAATGAAAATTGTATTATTCATTTTATAAGTATTTGCAACTTTTTATTTTAATAGTGTAATATTTCTTACCAATAATAAGGAGAATATGTGGATTATAAAAAATTTAGTGAAATTTCACCTTGTGACTATGCAGGAACTTTAAAAAGAGAAAGTTTTATGGATGCTGGAATAAAAGAGCTTTGGTCAAATATTCCTAGAATCTCAGGTCCTGCATTTACTGTAAATATGGTTGCAGGAGAAAATCTAGCACTTCATAGAGCTATTTATGAAGCACCAGTTGGTTCTATAATCGTAGCACAATCAAATACAATGGATTATGCAGTAATTGGTGGAAATGTAGCAATGATAGCTTATAAAAGAGGAATTGTAGGTTTTGTGATTGATGGAGTTGTAAGGGATATCGCAGAGATTAGAGAAAATAAAATTCCAGTGTTTGGACGAGGTGTTTTAGCAATGCCAGGAACAAAAAAACAAGCTGTTCCAGTAAACACACCAATAATTGCAGGTGGAATAAATGTAAATCCAGGAGATATAATAGTTGCTGATGAGGAAGGTGTAGCCGTTATTCCAAAAGAAAAAGCTGAAGAGATATATCAAGAGTGTAAAGAAAAAGTTAAAAAAGAGTCTGCTTTGAGTTTTGAAGAGTGGGCATCTAGACACAAAAAAAATATAGACTCTTTTTATGAGTGATTTTAACTATTAAGAAAAGATTAGATTTTGCTATCTTTTCTTAAAATAAAAAGTATAAATTTTCTCAAAATAAAAAGGATTTTATATAAAAGCTTTGAAAAAGTATTGTCATAAGCAAAGAAAAAATGCAATTTTCCCAAAATCGTAGTTTTATCAACTGCACTATTTAAAAACTCTAAAGCTTTAGCTCCTTGAAAACAATCATCTTTATATACAACTATGAAACCCTCGTTTATATCTAAGTTTTTGCAAATATTTTCTAGTTCTATTTTATTTTTTCTAGCATCTATTAGTTTTAAATCAAAATTCTTTTTTAACTTCAAAAAATTTGTATAGTTTTTACAAAAAGGACACTCTTTATCGTAAAATATGATTATTTGATTAGTTTTCATTTTCAAAATATATTAAAACTTTTGCGATGATTCTACAATCCTCTTTTTTATAAACAAGATGAGAAAAATCAGGATTTATAGATACAAAAAACTCTTTTTGCTCTATAAGACTAGCTTTTTTTATCCACATATTTTCATCTTTGTGAATCAAAAATATAGCTTCATCTTCAAACTCTTTTTGAGATAAATCAGCAACAACCAAAGAGTTATCAAGAATAACTGGTTGCATAGATTTACCCTCAACTTTTGAGACAAAAAGTGAAGTTTTAGAGTATGGAACTTTTATCAAATCCTCTTCAAACTCTAACTCTTTTTTTACTATTTTATTGTCTATTTCTTGGTGATATTCTAGTTTTATTTTAGACATATTTTACTTCTTTTAAAACTTCATCTTTTAGAAGAGGTTTTAGATATTTTTCCCTTGCAATATCTACTTTCTTATCAAATGCTTTTTCCATAATCTCTTTTAATAAAGATTTTTTTTCATAAATATCTGTTAAATCTTTTTTCAATTCGATTAATATATCTATATCACTATCATTTTTAGCTTCATTTCTAGCGTATGAGCCAAAAAGACCAATTTTTGTAATACCAAAATCTTTTTTGAATTGCTCTTTATGTTCTGTTAAATAGTTAATGATTATATCTTGAGTCATTTTCAATCCTTATATTGGGCTATTATATCTAATTTGATTTTATATTTACGATTTTCAAATATATTATAATTGTAAGTTACAATTATGTTCTAATTCCTACGGGACGACTCATCTTTTTAGATGAGGTTTAAATAATTGACAAGAATATAAAGTTTTATATAATTCTCGCACGACACCCAGTAAGCCTTAAAACTTTGAGTTTAAGCTTGGTTTTTTTTATGCCTAATTTTTTATACAGTTGCTTTTAAATGAATGCCTAATGAATTTAAAACTCTTACAACTGTATCAAATCTTGGTTTTGCACCTTTATTAAAAGTTTTATATAAACTCTCTCTTCCAAGTCCTGAATCTTTTGATATTTGAGTTAGTCCTTTTGCTTTTGCAATATTTCCAATAGCCATCATCAATTCATCAATATCACCATCTTCTAAAACTTGAGTTAAGTATTCTGCAATTACTTCTTTATTGTCTAAATATTGTGATATATCAAAATCTGTTAATTCATTTTTCATTTGAATACTCCTTTTCAAGTTCTTTTGCTTTTTTTATATCTTCACTTTGTGTAGATTTATCTCCAGCAATTAATAAAAGAATTATTTCATCTTCAACTTTTGTATAATAAACTCTATAAGCTGGTCCAATAGTAAATCTAAGCTCAAATATATTTCCGCCAACAGATTTATAGTCTCCAAAATTGCCTTTTCGGATTCTGTC
Coding sequences:
- a CDS encoding TonB-dependent receptor plug domain-containing protein codes for the protein MKFVFFSVLLLADFLFSNSLDNLLQQYDSNNNKSLKTVDEKLGHVFIYSQKDIQQMQYHKLNDILKELPLLNLNKNRFGTNNLAIAGSKGNISGFYRVFINDHEISSAYSKNSSNSWGDLPLDFIDYLEIYYGESSFTTGTETGIYFIKLYTKKAVKENGSEVNLKVSSQGSNSQSIMNSKLLENGWSYLLYLNNENQKDHTDYKNTKLLNDAKKRYLFLDISDENTNINLAYTDLKKDNYIGFSLDSIPDDGEVLTKDFYIDVSKYFLYDKSLKINFSVDVNEIDYKESNATGLNFIPVLNFPIMNNYPNKIEEDLKSTKFKAGITKSFEYKNNNFLTGLNFSKKKYNTENIVINQNTIIPQYTNFDEENVLSVIFQNDYKVKDDLILVANAKFDEYKRNGFLENIDEELYRIGAIYTPFENFGLKTFYTKSYLPPSFFNIDYSLVNKNLNVQKYKFYTIETVYTTEKSKFGITYHNVKIDDFIYFDSNVGFVNIQDKIKTSGLIFSYEYLFSDYNKLQLNYFMTDINQNINNSNNGGYIKYMGSYNKFEYFTSLNYRNGYKYLDLTVDSSYDMSFGIAYNINKNLKLSLKANNIFNDSTQSIYNDSGNNFTLNDSSSSVTTSLKWLF
- a CDS encoding RraA family protein, encoding MDYKKFSEISPCDYAGTLKRESFMDAGIKELWSNIPRISGPAFTVNMVAGENLALHRAIYEAPVGSIIVAQSNTMDYAVIGGNVAMIAYKRGIVGFVIDGVVRDIAEIRENKIPVFGRGVLAMPGTKKQAVPVNTPIIAGGINVNPGDIIVADEEGVAVIPKEKAEEIYQECKEKVKKESALSFEEWASRHKKNIDSFYE
- the rlmF gene encoding 23S rRNA (adenine(1618)-N(6))-methyltransferase RlmF; protein product: MSNTKTLHPRNFHNNRYDFTTLIKSQDSLKEFVKPNKYGDLSIDFANPDAVIALNKALLSHFYGIKNWEIPKGYLCPPIPGRADYIHHIADLLASNNNGKIPKGKAIKGLDVGVGANCIYPIIGVSIYGWQFLGSDIEKVSIESVLNIINSNEILKENIKVKQQENPSNIFVNIINKDEKYDFTLCNPPFHKSLDEALAGNKRKVQNLTKQKSTKSALNFGGKNNELWCEGGEITFIKNMIKESLEFSKNCLWFTTLVSKKENLPFIYKALKDIKAVEVKTIEMAHGQKISRIVAWTFLSKDEQKKFKI
- a CDS encoding S24 family peptidase, whose protein sequence is MSKIKLEYHQEIDNKIVKKELEFEEDLIKVPYSKTSLFVSKVEGKSMQPVILDNSLVVADLSQKEFEDEAIFLIHKDENMWIKKASLIEQKEFFVSINPDFSHLVYKKEDCRIIAKVLIYFENEN
- a CDS encoding DCC1-like thiol-disulfide oxidoreductase family protein, which translates into the protein MKTNQIIIFYDKECPFCKNYTNFLKLKKNFDLKLIDARKNKIELENICKNLDINEGFIVVYKDDCFQGAKALEFLNSAVDKTTILGKLHFFFAYDNTFSKLLYKILFILRKFILFILRKDSKI
- a CDS encoding nucleotidyltransferase family protein; translated protein: MTQDIIINYLTEHKEQFKKDFGITKIGLFGSYARNEAKNDSDIDILIELKKDLTDIYEKKSLLKEIMEKAFDKKVDIAREKYLKPLLKDEVLKEVKYV
- a CDS encoding GGDEF domain-containing protein, whose amino-acid sequence is MKKIFNMTRSFYLIVLSVIVSFLLLLLLYGTIKLEEKIETKMVSISTIDVLAIVKNSATLIQNTLDKNQNLSEQILNDENLQNKIEKKLELLITPNIKYAYLLYKDSRGVFRFLADGASSKEKAFPNQKFDIETSQWLDIYTNKKPLSIEHKYLQELSISYLFPILNNKKDVELILVIDFSIKKIEEINEIITLMKNGIILIVSIVILFLFILIIQTIKYLNIKKSSLIDKLTNVYNRNYLHELQNNLNLNDYILSTLDIDFFKKINDTFGHDVGDKVLKEVANTILLSVRDKEDIVIRYGGEEFIILTKVKNNQHQSALNVIERILKIIEEHKFYYNEENFLKLTVSIGVNLFPSKSKNFMEAFKLADISLYEAKKKGRNNIQIYQKN
- a CDS encoding type II toxin-antitoxin system RelE/ParE family toxin, with amino-acid sequence MYQIRQTNQFSSWLSKLKDVKGKVSIFRRIDRIRKGNFGDYKSVGGNIFELRFTIGPAYRVYYTKVEDEIILLLIAGDKSTQSEDIKKAKELEKEYSNEK
- a CDS encoding addiction module antidote protein — its product is MKNELTDFDISQYLDNKEVIAEYLTQVLEDGDIDELMMAIGNIAKAKGLTQISKDSGLGRESLYKTFNKGAKPRFDTVVRVLNSLGIHLKATV